Proteins encoded within one genomic window of Acidithiobacillus sp. AMEEHan:
- a CDS encoding PDDEXK nuclease domain-containing protein, which produces MPEIVPLPADYAAWLTELKARIHNAQQRATLAVNRELVLLYWQIGRDILARQDREGWGAKVIERLAQDLRNAFPDMKGFSPRNLKYMRAFAEAWPEEEFVQAVLAQLPWYHQLALLDRLKSADERRWYAAKAIEHNWSRNVLVMQIETRLLARQGQAVTNFALALPKPQSDLGRESLKDPYRFDFLGLGEEAQEREIEHALVKHVTDFLLELGAGFAYVGRQVLLNVGGDDFFIDLLFYHLKLRCFVVIELKAGAFKPEHLGQLGFYLTAVDRQVKSEHDNPSIGLLLCKSKNKVVAEYALGDKTQPMGIAEYRLVESLPAELQTSLPSIEQIERALADEAGDDPA; this is translated from the coding sequence ATGCCTGAGATCGTCCCATTGCCCGCCGATTACGCCGCCTGGCTGACGGAGCTGAAGGCACGCATCCACAACGCCCAGCAGCGGGCGACGCTGGCGGTCAATCGCGAGCTGGTGCTGCTCTACTGGCAGATCGGCCGCGACATCCTGGCCCGACAGGACCGCGAGGGCTGGGGCGCAAAGGTGATTGAGCGGCTGGCGCAGGACTTGCGCAACGCCTTTCCCGACATGAAGGGCTTTTCGCCGCGCAACCTCAAGTACATGCGCGCCTTCGCCGAAGCGTGGCCGGAGGAGGAATTTGTGCAAGCGGTGCTTGCACAATTGCCGTGGTATCACCAACTGGCACTGCTCGACCGTTTGAAGTCCGCCGACGAGCGCCGCTGGTACGCGGCTAAAGCCATCGAGCACAACTGGTCACGCAATGTGCTGGTGATGCAGATCGAAACCCGCTTGCTGGCGCGGCAGGGGCAGGCGGTCACCAACTTTGCGCTCGCGCTGCCCAAGCCGCAATCGGATCTGGGCCGCGAGTCCTTGAAAGACCCCTATCGTTTCGATTTCCTCGGCTTGGGCGAAGAAGCGCAGGAACGCGAGATCGAGCACGCGCTGGTCAAGCATGTGACCGACTTTCTGCTGGAGCTGGGCGCGGGCTTCGCCTATGTCGGGCGACAGGTGTTGCTGAACGTCGGCGGCGACGACTTCTTCATCGATCTGCTTTTCTATCACCTGAAACTGCGCTGTTTCGTGGTGATCGAACTCAAGGCCGGTGCGTTCAAGCCGGAGCACCTGGGTCAGCTCGGGTTCTACCTAACCGCGGTGGATCGACAAGTCAAAAGCGAACATGACAACCCGAGCATCGGCTTGCTTCTATGCAAGAGCAAAAACAAGGTGGTGGCGGAATACGCCCTGGGCGACAAGACGCAGCCCATGGGCATTGCCGAATACCGCCTGGTGGAATCCCTGCCTGCCGAGCTGCAGACCAGCCTGCCCAGTATCGAACAGATCGAGCGGGCGCTGGCGGACGAGGCGGGAGACGACCCCGCATGA
- the rpmB gene encoding 50S ribosomal protein L28: MSRVCKVTGKKPMAGNNVSHANNKTRRRFLPNLQYKRFWVASENRWVRLRVSTQAIRTIDKKGIDAVLADLRAAGEKI; the protein is encoded by the coding sequence ATGTCCAGAGTTTGCAAGGTTACGGGCAAGAAGCCCATGGCGGGGAACAATGTTTCCCACGCCAACAACAAGACGCGTCGGCGCTTTTTGCCGAATCTGCAGTACAAGCGCTTTTGGGTGGCGAGCGAGAATCGTTGGGTGCGGCTGCGGGTGAGTACCCAAGCCATTCGCACCATCGACAAGAAAGGTATTGATGCTGTGTTGGCGGACCTGCGCGCCGCTGGCGAGAAAATCTGA
- a CDS encoding type I restriction endonuclease subunit R: MSPHAYSEDQLVEQPAIGLFSALGWQALSAQEETLGPGGLLGRETRGEVVLVERLRAALVALNPGLPPEAIQSAIDELVRDRSAMSLVAANREIYRLLKDGIPVSIPDREHGGQKTERLRVLDWAQPERNDFLLVSQFSVVGSLYTCRPDLVGFVNGLPWVVIELKKPAVPARAAFDENLTHYKREVPQLFWYNAFLIASNGTDSRVGSLTADWERFFEWKRIEREDEPRRVSLEVMLRGTCERSRLLDLVENFTLFSEHKAGLVKIIGQNHQFLGVNNAIASMLQARTLGHGRGGVFWQTQGSGKSFSMAFFAQKVLRKLAGNWTFVVVTDRVELDAQIAKTFKSVGAVSEVEGERCHASSAAHLRELLRGNHRYVFTLVQKFQTPELLTDRADVIVLTDEAHRSQYDTLALNMRAALPKAMFLAFTGTPLIAGEERTKEVFGDYVSIYDFQQSVEDGATVPLFYENRTPELQLVNPNLNDDIYALIEDAELDDEQEEKLDQVLGRQYHLITRDDRLETVAADIVRHFLGRGFVGKAMVVSIDKATALKMYDKVRKHWAAETERVRQELGALHYPTGNGMTPEQARQERRRAELQQRLALLTSTDMAVIVSPGQNEVEQMRSLGLDIEPHRRRMNESQPSLDERFKDTDDPLRLVFVCAMWLTGFDAPSCSTVYLDKPMRNHTLMQTIARANRVFPGKYSGVIVDYANVFASLEQVLAIYGAGRDGGNPVQDKAELVRMLRAAVDVATTFCADQGVDLTALEAMPLGGMERLAAVEDAIEALIAPDTRRRDFFGHAKLVDTLYTAVKPDAAAIEFSLRVLSIVTLASAIRARLQPDPPDIATILRQIDGLLDASITGHEIREDGPPAIDLSQINFAALAERFRRSAHKNTELEALKAAIAARLERLVRQNPTRTDFAEKFAALIESYNHGSRNIEQLFQELLQLSNSLDEEQERHVREHLTEEELVIFDILTRPAPALSTAERDEVKKVARELLARLQTLLVLNWRQKSAARSNVKLEIENTLDTLPAAYDRPLFAQKCAALFEHVYESYPERSAGVHAG, from the coding sequence ATGAGCCCCCACGCCTACAGCGAAGACCAGCTTGTCGAGCAGCCCGCCATCGGGCTCTTTTCCGCGCTCGGCTGGCAGGCGCTGTCGGCGCAGGAAGAAACCCTCGGCCCCGGCGGGCTGCTGGGCCGCGAGACTCGGGGCGAGGTAGTGCTGGTGGAGCGCTTGCGTGCCGCCCTCGTCGCCCTTAACCCCGGCCTGCCGCCCGAAGCGATCCAGAGCGCCATCGACGAACTCGTGCGCGACCGCTCGGCCATGAGCCTGGTGGCCGCCAACCGCGAAATCTACCGGCTGCTCAAGGACGGCATTCCCGTCTCCATCCCCGACCGCGAGCACGGCGGCCAGAAGACCGAACGCCTGCGGGTGCTGGACTGGGCGCAGCCAGAGCGCAATGACTTCCTGCTCGTCAGCCAGTTTAGCGTGGTGGGCAGCCTCTATACCTGCCGCCCCGATCTGGTGGGCTTCGTCAACGGTCTGCCCTGGGTGGTGATCGAACTAAAGAAGCCCGCTGTGCCGGCGCGTGCGGCCTTCGATGAAAATCTGACTCATTACAAAAGAGAAGTCCCGCAACTCTTCTGGTACAACGCTTTCCTCATCGCCAGTAACGGCACCGACAGCCGCGTGGGTTCCCTTACCGCCGACTGGGAACGCTTTTTCGAGTGGAAGCGCATCGAACGCGAAGACGAGCCACGGCGCGTGTCGCTGGAGGTAATGCTGCGCGGCACCTGTGAGCGCAGCCGCCTGCTCGATCTCGTCGAAAACTTTACCCTCTTTTCCGAACACAAGGCCGGGCTGGTGAAGATTATCGGCCAGAACCATCAGTTTCTGGGCGTCAACAATGCCATCGCCTCGATGCTGCAAGCGCGCACCCTGGGCCATGGCCGCGGCGGCGTGTTCTGGCAGACCCAGGGCAGCGGCAAGAGCTTCTCGATGGCGTTCTTCGCGCAGAAGGTGCTGCGCAAGCTGGCCGGCAACTGGACCTTTGTGGTGGTTACCGACCGGGTGGAGCTGGACGCACAGATCGCCAAAACCTTCAAGTCTGTGGGCGCGGTGAGCGAAGTCGAGGGCGAGCGTTGCCATGCCAGCAGTGCTGCGCACCTGCGCGAGCTGCTGCGCGGCAACCATCGTTATGTGTTTACCCTGGTGCAGAAGTTCCAGACCCCGGAACTGCTCACCGACCGTGCCGATGTGATCGTACTGACTGACGAAGCACACCGCAGCCAGTACGATACCCTCGCCCTCAACATGCGTGCGGCGTTGCCGAAGGCGATGTTCCTGGCCTTTACCGGCACGCCCTTGATTGCGGGCGAGGAGCGCACCAAGGAGGTCTTTGGCGACTATGTCTCGATCTACGATTTCCAGCAGTCGGTGGAAGACGGCGCCACGGTGCCGCTCTTCTACGAAAACCGCACCCCCGAGCTGCAACTGGTCAACCCGAATCTCAACGACGACATCTATGCACTGATCGAAGACGCCGAGCTCGACGACGAACAGGAAGAAAAGCTCGATCAGGTGCTGGGGCGGCAATACCACCTCATCACCCGCGATGACCGGCTGGAGACGGTGGCCGCCGACATCGTGCGGCATTTTCTGGGGCGCGGCTTTGTGGGCAAGGCGATGGTGGTATCCATCGACAAGGCCACGGCCCTGAAGATGTACGACAAGGTACGTAAACATTGGGCGGCGGAGACGGAGCGGGTGCGGCAGGAGCTGGGTGCTCTGCACTATCCGACGGGGAACGGTATGACCCCGGAACAGGCGCGCCAGGAACGGCGCCGGGCGGAGCTGCAGCAGCGACTGGCCCTGCTGACCAGCACCGACATGGCAGTGATCGTCTCGCCAGGGCAAAACGAGGTCGAGCAGATGCGCAGTCTTGGCCTCGACATCGAGCCGCACCGCCGGCGCATGAACGAATCGCAGCCGAGCCTGGACGAACGCTTCAAGGATACCGACGACCCATTGCGTCTGGTCTTCGTCTGTGCCATGTGGCTGACGGGTTTCGACGCGCCAAGCTGTTCCACGGTGTACCTCGACAAGCCGATGCGCAACCACACCCTGATGCAGACCATTGCCCGCGCCAACCGCGTGTTTCCCGGCAAGTACAGCGGCGTGATTGTCGATTACGCCAATGTCTTCGCCTCGCTGGAGCAGGTGCTGGCAATCTATGGTGCCGGCAGGGATGGCGGCAATCCGGTGCAGGACAAGGCAGAGCTGGTGCGGATGCTGCGCGCTGCGGTGGACGTGGCGACCACTTTTTGCGCCGACCAAGGCGTCGATCTGACTGCTTTGGAGGCGATGCCCTTGGGCGGCATGGAGCGTCTGGCTGCCGTCGAGGACGCCATCGAGGCACTGATTGCCCCGGATACGCGGCGACGCGATTTTTTCGGCCACGCCAAGCTCGTCGATACCCTTTACACCGCGGTGAAGCCCGATGCCGCAGCCATCGAATTCTCTCTCCGGGTGTTGAGCATCGTTACCCTGGCGAGTGCCATCCGTGCCCGCCTGCAACCCGATCCACCGGACATTGCAACGATCCTGCGGCAGATCGACGGTCTGCTCGACGCCTCGATCACCGGTCACGAAATCCGCGAAGATGGGCCACCAGCCATCGATCTATCGCAAATCAACTTTGCGGCCCTGGCCGAGCGCTTTCGGCGTTCCGCGCACAAGAACACCGAACTTGAAGCCCTCAAGGCGGCCATTGCTGCCCGCCTCGAACGGCTCGTGCGTCAAAACCCCACCCGCACCGACTTTGCCGAGAAATTTGCGGCGCTGATCGAGAGCTACAACCACGGCAGCCGCAACATCGAGCAACTTTTTCAGGAACTGCTCCAGCTTTCGAATAGCCTCGACGAGGAACAGGAGCGTCACGTCCGCGAGCACCTGACGGAAGAGGAACTGGTGATTTTCGACATCCTGACGCGGCCTGCGCCGGCCTTGAGTACCGCTGAGCGCGACGAGGTCAAGAAGGTGGCCAGGGAGCTGCTCGCCCGCCTGCAGACGCTGCTGGTGCTCAACTGGCGGCAAAAATCGGCGGCGCGATCCAACGTCAAGCTGGAGATCGAAAATACCCTCGACACCCTGCCGGCGGCCTACGACCGCCCGCTCTTTGCGCAAAAATGTGCGGCGCTCTTCGAGCATGTCTACGAGAGTTACCCGGAGCGGAGTGCCGGCGTCCATGCCGGCTAA
- the rpmG gene encoding 50S ribosomal protein L33: MRDKIKLVSTAGTGHFYTTTKNKKNTPDKLEFVKYDPKARKHVAYREDKIK; encoded by the coding sequence ATGCGCGACAAGATCAAACTGGTTTCCACCGCGGGCACCGGGCACTTCTATACCACCACCAAAAATAAGAAGAACACCCCGGACAAGCTCGAGTTTGTCAAGTACGACCCCAAGGCACGCAAGCACGTCGCCTATCGGGAAGACAAAATCAAGTAA